In a genomic window of Micromonospora cremea:
- a CDS encoding AfsR/SARP family transcriptional regulator produces MRFGILGPLRVGGGESTVTAGRDRIVLAMLLLRSGRLVPVEELVDAVWEERPPATARAQLQTCVSRLRRRFAELGLTPETIVTDPVGYGIRTGPTDLDAEIFARGVEAARAAVASGRLADARERFRAALALWRGPALGGIPSRSVRRRAQALDEQRLTALEECVDVELRLGQAAELLEELTESVDQHPLRERLRGQLMLALSSVGRQADALAVYREGRRIYADELGIEPGAELQELHQRVLAGDLALAGREIRPVAPVRSLPRAIGDFTGRQETVARLVKEIEEDGTRIQLIDGMAGSGKTTLAVHVATALADRYPDAQLFVDLHGHSERSPLTPATAVAALLRQLGVPAERMPVDPDDRLALWRTELAGRRALVVLDNAATADQVAPLLPNGSHCLVLITSRRRLVGVDEGRPSSLPVLDADEAVELLGRVAGAERVAAEPEAAAEVARRCGHLPLAIRLAGARLAHRPHWRVADLAERLVAGAGPLAELAAGQRSVGQAFALSYAQVSPPAQRLFRLLGLYPGGRLDSEVAAALAELPRTETQDLLDELVDAHLAEEVQPGRYRLHDLLREYARLLLDAGERPNERHAALERLLDHQLSVAVAIARAIEAAGSRRTIPVRTPSRPDLVAAPAAEGVAWFEENLAALTALVRLAEEEGFPTQCWQLARACWRFNFDSGHLDELIETHTIGLRVAERLGDEAAVAVMLNYLSSAYFRLARFPEAISSMEVALDLRRRLGLRGDVLSTLWNLGISYAANGDFRQGKAKFDEALGMVTGLGDAHELTNLQNNLCFALIGWGRYDEALRTARQHLMLARQTKDMRQTGNAIGHLGMIRHRMGDLGPARRILRIALHLKRHGGNRFGEGEVLNEIGVMERVAGRPERATALHRDALVAMMEVGDRVGQCASRNLMARAIRDQGDVASALDLHRRVLADATRLRVRYEQARALEGIARCLRDTDPAAARAHLIRALPLFRQIESPDQHEVERLLTELD; encoded by the coding sequence ATGCGGTTCGGGATCCTGGGGCCCCTGCGGGTCGGCGGTGGCGAGTCCACCGTCACCGCCGGTCGCGACCGGATCGTGCTCGCCATGCTGCTGCTGCGGTCCGGTCGGCTGGTGCCGGTCGAGGAGTTGGTCGACGCGGTCTGGGAGGAACGCCCGCCGGCCACCGCCCGCGCACAGTTGCAGACGTGCGTGTCGCGGCTGCGGCGTCGGTTCGCCGAACTCGGGCTGACACCGGAGACCATCGTCACCGACCCCGTGGGGTACGGCATCCGTACCGGGCCGACCGACCTGGACGCGGAAATCTTCGCCCGCGGAGTGGAGGCGGCCCGGGCCGCAGTGGCCTCCGGTCGGTTGGCCGACGCGCGTGAGCGGTTCCGGGCCGCCCTGGCGCTCTGGCGGGGGCCGGCGCTCGGCGGTATCCCGAGCCGCAGCGTCCGCCGCCGCGCCCAGGCGCTCGACGAGCAGCGCCTCACCGCGCTGGAGGAGTGCGTCGACGTCGAGCTGCGCCTCGGGCAGGCCGCCGAGCTGCTCGAGGAGCTGACCGAGAGCGTCGATCAGCACCCGCTGCGGGAACGCCTGCGCGGCCAACTGATGCTCGCCCTCTCCTCGGTCGGCCGGCAGGCCGACGCGCTCGCGGTCTACCGGGAGGGCCGGCGGATCTACGCCGACGAGCTGGGCATCGAACCGGGCGCCGAGTTGCAGGAACTGCACCAGCGGGTGCTCGCCGGGGACCTGGCCCTGGCCGGCCGGGAGATCCGGCCGGTCGCCCCGGTCCGGTCGCTACCCCGGGCGATCGGTGACTTCACCGGCCGGCAGGAGACGGTGGCCCGCCTGGTCAAGGAGATCGAGGAGGACGGCACCCGAATCCAGCTGATCGACGGAATGGCCGGCAGCGGCAAGACCACCCTCGCCGTGCACGTCGCCACCGCGCTCGCCGACCGTTACCCGGATGCCCAGCTCTTCGTCGACCTGCACGGGCACAGCGAGCGCAGCCCGTTGACGCCGGCCACGGCCGTGGCCGCCCTGCTGCGCCAGCTCGGCGTGCCGGCGGAGCGGATGCCGGTGGACCCGGACGACCGGCTGGCGCTCTGGCGGACCGAGCTGGCCGGCCGGCGGGCTCTGGTGGTGCTGGACAACGCCGCCACCGCCGATCAGGTGGCGCCGCTGCTGCCCAACGGCTCACACTGCCTGGTCCTGATCACCAGCCGCCGCCGGCTGGTCGGGGTGGACGAGGGGCGACCGTCGTCCCTGCCCGTGCTCGACGCCGACGAGGCGGTCGAGCTGCTCGGTCGGGTGGCCGGCGCGGAGCGGGTCGCCGCCGAACCGGAGGCGGCCGCCGAGGTGGCGCGTCGCTGCGGCCACCTGCCGCTCGCCATCCGGTTGGCCGGCGCCCGCCTGGCGCACCGACCGCACTGGCGCGTCGCCGACCTCGCCGAGCGGCTGGTCGCCGGGGCGGGCCCGCTGGCCGAGCTGGCCGCCGGGCAGCGCTCGGTGGGGCAGGCGTTCGCGCTGTCGTACGCGCAGGTCTCTCCGCCGGCGCAACGGCTGTTCCGGCTGCTCGGTCTGTACCCCGGCGGACGGCTGGACAGCGAAGTGGCCGCCGCCCTGGCGGAGCTGCCCCGGACCGAAACGCAGGACCTGCTGGACGAGCTGGTCGACGCGCACCTGGCGGAGGAGGTGCAGCCGGGCCGGTACCGGTTGCACGATCTGCTCCGGGAGTACGCCCGGCTACTGCTGGATGCCGGGGAGCGGCCGAACGAACGCCACGCCGCCCTTGAGCGGTTGCTGGACCATCAACTTTCGGTCGCGGTCGCGATCGCCCGGGCGATCGAGGCGGCGGGCAGTCGCCGCACCATTCCGGTCCGCACGCCCAGCCGGCCCGATCTGGTGGCCGCCCCGGCAGCCGAGGGGGTGGCGTGGTTCGAGGAGAATCTGGCCGCGCTCACCGCCCTGGTCCGGCTGGCCGAGGAGGAGGGCTTTCCGACCCAGTGCTGGCAGTTGGCCCGGGCCTGCTGGCGGTTCAACTTCGACAGCGGGCACCTCGACGAGCTGATCGAGACCCACACGATCGGGCTTCGGGTCGCCGAGCGGCTCGGCGACGAGGCGGCGGTCGCCGTGATGCTGAACTACCTCTCCTCGGCGTACTTCCGGCTGGCCCGTTTTCCGGAGGCGATCAGCTCGATGGAGGTGGCGCTCGACCTGCGCCGCCGTCTCGGGCTGCGGGGCGACGTGCTCAGCACGCTGTGGAACCTCGGAATCTCGTACGCCGCGAACGGTGACTTCCGGCAGGGCAAGGCGAAGTTCGACGAGGCGCTGGGCATGGTCACCGGGCTGGGTGACGCACACGAGCTGACGAACCTGCAGAACAACCTGTGCTTTGCGCTGATCGGGTGGGGCCGGTACGACGAGGCGCTGCGCACCGCCCGGCAGCACCTCATGCTGGCCCGCCAGACGAAGGACATGCGGCAGACCGGGAACGCGATCGGGCACCTCGGCATGATCCGGCACCGGATGGGTGACCTGGGCCCGGCCCGTCGGATCCTGCGGATCGCGTTGCACCTCAAGCGCCACGGGGGCAACCGATTCGGCGAGGGGGAGGTGCTCAACGAGATCGGTGTGATGGAGCGCGTCGCCGGGCGGCCGGAACGCGCCACCGCTCTGCACCGGGACGCGCTGGTGGCGATGATGGAGGTGGGCGACCGGGTGGGGCAGTGCGCTTCGCGCAACCTGATGGCCCGGGCGATCCGGGACCAGGGGGACGTCGCCAGCGCGCTCGACCTGCACCGCCGGGTGCTCGCCGACGCGACCCGGTTGCGTGTCCGATACGAGCAGGCCCGCGCGCTGGAGGGCATCGCCCGCTGCCTACGGGACACCGACCCGGCGGCGGCCCGCGCGCATCTGATCCGAGCCCTGCCCCTGTTCCGACAGATCGAGTCCCCGGACCAGCACGAGGTGGAACGGCTGCTGACCGAGTTGGACTGA
- a CDS encoding fumarate hydratase, protein MSSAAAFSYAPLLPTGPDQTDYRLVTDEGVDVVHGPGGRRFLTVEPAALTALTAEAMHDIAHFLRPAHLAQLRAIIDDPAASPNDRFVALDLLRNANIAAGGVLPMCQDTGTAIVMGKRGRHVLTDGADAEAISRGVYQAYTKLNLRYSQLAPLTMWDERNTGSNLPAQVELYAEDPDGHPDAYKFLFMAKGGGSANKSYLYQETKALLNPTRMMQFLEEKLRLIGTAACPPYHLAIVIGGTSAEYALKTAKYASAKYLDALPTAGSMSAHGFRDLELEAEVLELTRNFGIGAQFGGRYFCHDVRVVRLPRHGASCPVAIAVSCSADRQAVAKITPSGVWLERLETDPARFLPDVTDDSLDTEMVVRVDLNRPMDEIRAELSKYPVKTRLSLSGPLVVARDIAHAKIAERLDAGEPMPQYLRDHAVYYAGPAKTPEGYASGSFGPTTAGRMDAYVEKFQAAGGSQVMLAKGNRSGQVTRSCQQHGGFYLGSIGGPAARLAQDCIKHVEVLEYPELGMEAVWKIEVEDFPAFIVVDDKGNDFFAEVTKPVLTVGRR, encoded by the coding sequence ATGAGCAGTGCCGCCGCATTCTCGTACGCCCCCCTGCTGCCGACCGGCCCCGACCAGACCGACTACCGCCTGGTCACCGACGAGGGCGTGGACGTCGTACACGGCCCGGGAGGCCGCCGGTTCCTCACCGTCGAGCCGGCCGCGCTCACCGCGCTGACCGCCGAGGCGATGCACGACATCGCGCACTTCCTGCGCCCGGCGCACCTGGCGCAGCTCCGGGCGATCATCGACGACCCGGCCGCCTCGCCGAACGACCGGTTCGTGGCGCTGGACCTGCTGCGCAACGCCAACATCGCCGCCGGTGGGGTGCTGCCGATGTGCCAGGACACCGGCACCGCCATCGTGATGGGCAAGCGGGGCCGGCACGTCCTGACCGACGGGGCCGACGCCGAGGCCATCTCCCGGGGTGTCTACCAGGCGTACACCAAGCTCAACCTGCGCTACTCCCAGCTCGCCCCGCTGACCATGTGGGACGAGCGGAACACCGGCAGCAACCTGCCGGCCCAGGTCGAGCTGTACGCCGAGGACCCGGACGGGCACCCCGACGCGTACAAGTTCCTGTTCATGGCCAAGGGCGGTGGCTCGGCCAACAAGTCGTACCTCTACCAGGAGACGAAGGCGCTGCTCAACCCGACGCGGATGATGCAGTTCCTGGAGGAGAAGCTGCGGCTGATCGGCACCGCCGCCTGCCCGCCGTACCACCTGGCCATCGTCATCGGCGGCACCTCCGCCGAGTACGCCCTGAAGACCGCGAAGTACGCCAGCGCCAAGTACCTGGACGCGCTGCCCACCGCCGGATCGATGAGCGCCCACGGCTTCCGGGACCTGGAGCTGGAGGCGGAGGTGCTGGAGTTGACCCGCAACTTCGGCATCGGTGCGCAGTTCGGCGGCCGGTACTTCTGCCACGACGTGCGGGTGGTCCGGCTGCCCCGGCACGGAGCCTCCTGCCCGGTGGCGATCGCGGTCTCCTGCTCGGCGGACCGGCAGGCGGTCGCCAAGATCACCCCGTCGGGTGTCTGGCTGGAGAGGCTGGAGACCGACCCGGCGCGCTTCCTGCCCGACGTCACCGACGACTCGCTCGACACCGAGATGGTCGTCCGGGTCGACCTGAACCGGCCGATGGACGAGATTCGCGCCGAGCTGTCCAAGTACCCGGTGAAGACGCGGCTGTCGCTGTCCGGCCCGCTGGTGGTGGCCCGCGACATCGCGCACGCCAAGATCGCCGAGCGGCTGGACGCCGGTGAGCCGATGCCGCAGTACCTCCGCGACCACGCGGTCTACTACGCCGGCCCGGCCAAGACCCCCGAGGGTTACGCCTCCGGCTCGTTCGGGCCGACCACCGCCGGCCGGATGGACGCCTATGTGGAGAAGTTCCAGGCGGCCGGCGGTTCGCAGGTGATGCTGGCCAAGGGGAACCGGTCGGGTCAGGTGACCCGCTCCTGCCAGCAGCACGGCGGTTTCTACCTCGGCTCGATCGGCGGCCCCGCGGCGCGCCTCGCCCAGGACTGCATCAAGCATGTCGAGGTCCTGGAGTATCCGGAGCTGGGCATGGAGGCGGTCTGGAAGATCGAGGTGGAGGACTTCCCCGCCTTCATCGTGGTCGACGACAAGGGCAACGACTTCTTCGCCGAGGTCACCAAGCCGGTGCTCACCGTCGGCCGCCGCTGA
- a CDS encoding PQQ-binding-like beta-propeller repeat protein, with protein MCGVAKGSVRGGLLLGLAVVVALAATGVWNPFPGLWDWVDRSEPISEPDVVWQERIGGTPRSVTIAGDTVVVEQRTRVEARSLATGAQLWERKADWSAVAGGDRDPVVAVGKLLVKGYELLDPATGATRRRDDDAVAVWTYRNLLLDARCTDATDCTLSAWDPRGTAPLWTAFLPGVSSGLLADNPGLRGTRRLTATRIDDRVAGPEPVPPLLGFPVDGRVHVVDTATGRVLQNVEPGRDERLSVVGGRMLRIAARSQDGTCYFAISARDPATGQEAWQRAGVNLRTADSAGCAQREDPQGARNVLIGVGPDGREAVIDGYDGRLLWAGEPGTRLIAVDDRYALFRAADKRSVVTRELGTDRVLWTRPASGKAGAALTPYAAVVVDEKPSRLVALDPRSGRELAVLRTPANALAVGPQGMIVGEGREIGYVRFGATGGAPAPPPGDGDIPAPGGTGPGTGDDDNCGPKRELCPDPAGGKDG; from the coding sequence GTGTGCGGTGTGGCGAAGGGGAGCGTGCGCGGTGGGCTGCTGCTTGGCCTCGCCGTGGTCGTCGCCCTCGCCGCCACCGGGGTGTGGAACCCTTTCCCGGGCCTGTGGGACTGGGTGGACCGCAGTGAACCCATCTCCGAGCCGGACGTGGTCTGGCAGGAGCGGATCGGCGGCACCCCGCGCAGCGTGACCATCGCCGGTGACACGGTGGTGGTCGAGCAGCGCACCCGGGTCGAAGCCCGCAGCCTCGCCACCGGCGCCCAGCTCTGGGAGCGCAAGGCGGACTGGTCCGCGGTCGCCGGCGGCGACCGGGACCCGGTGGTCGCCGTCGGCAAGCTCCTGGTCAAGGGGTACGAGCTGCTCGATCCCGCCACCGGCGCGACGCGGCGGCGCGACGACGACGCGGTGGCCGTCTGGACGTACCGCAACCTGCTGCTGGACGCCCGCTGCACGGATGCCACCGACTGCACCCTGAGCGCCTGGGACCCGCGAGGCACCGCACCACTGTGGACGGCGTTCCTGCCCGGTGTGAGCAGTGGGCTGCTCGCCGACAACCCGGGTCTGCGCGGCACCCGGAGGCTCACCGCCACCCGGATCGACGACAGGGTGGCCGGGCCGGAGCCGGTGCCACCACTGCTCGGCTTCCCGGTCGACGGTCGCGTGCACGTGGTCGACACCGCCACCGGCCGGGTGCTGCAGAACGTCGAGCCGGGCCGGGACGAGCGGCTCTCCGTGGTGGGCGGCCGGATGCTGCGGATCGCCGCCCGCTCCCAGGACGGCACCTGCTACTTCGCCATCTCCGCCCGGGACCCGGCGACCGGGCAGGAGGCCTGGCAGCGGGCCGGGGTCAACCTGCGGACCGCCGACAGCGCCGGCTGCGCGCAGCGGGAGGATCCGCAGGGTGCGCGGAACGTCCTGATCGGGGTCGGCCCGGACGGCCGCGAGGCGGTCATCGACGGGTACGACGGGCGGCTGCTCTGGGCCGGCGAGCCGGGCACCCGGCTGATCGCGGTCGACGATCGGTACGCCCTGTTCCGGGCCGCCGACAAGCGCTCGGTGGTGACCCGCGAACTCGGCACCGACCGGGTCCTGTGGACCCGACCGGCCAGCGGCAAGGCCGGCGCCGCGCTCACCCCGTACGCGGCGGTGGTCGTCGACGAGAAGCCGTCCCGGTTGGTCGCCCTGGACCCGCGCAGCGGCCGCGAGCTGGCCGTCCTGCGGACCCCGGCGAACGCCCTCGCGGTCGGGCCGCAGGGCATGATCGTCGGCGAGGGACGGGAGATCGGGTACGTCCGCTTCGGCGCGACCGGCGGCGCCCCCGCCCCACCGCCCGGCGACGGCGACATCCCCGCCCCGGGCGGCACCGGCCCCGGCACCGGAGACGACGACAACTGTGGGCCCAAGCGGGAACTCTGCCCCGATCCCGCTGGCGGCAAGGACGGCTGA
- a CDS encoding Lrp/AsnC family transcriptional regulator — protein MNGEQAVQLDTLDVRLIELLAEEPRIGVLECSRRLGVARGTVQARLDKLVDRGVIGGFGPEISPAAIGFGVTSFVTLEISQRHGHDPVTAHLAAIPEVLEAHTITGSSDLLCRIVARSNTDLQRVIDQIVSSAGITRASTIIALAEQISYRTLPLVRSAVRTEGRAPS, from the coding sequence ATGAATGGTGAGCAGGCTGTACAGCTCGACACACTCGACGTGCGCTTGATCGAACTGCTCGCCGAGGAACCGCGGATCGGCGTGCTGGAGTGCTCGCGGCGGCTTGGAGTGGCCCGGGGCACCGTGCAGGCCCGGCTGGACAAGCTGGTCGACCGGGGGGTCATCGGCGGGTTCGGCCCGGAGATCTCCCCGGCCGCGATCGGGTTCGGGGTGACCAGCTTCGTCACGCTGGAGATCAGTCAACGGCACGGCCACGACCCGGTCACCGCGCACCTGGCCGCCATCCCCGAGGTGCTGGAGGCGCACACCATCACCGGCTCCAGTGACCTGCTCTGTCGGATCGTGGCCCGCTCCAACACGGACCTGCAGCGGGTCATCGACCAGATCGTCTCCTCCGCGGGCATCACGCGGGCTTCGACGATCATCGCGCTGGCCGAGCAGATTTCCTATCGCACGCTTCCGCTGGTGCGCAGCGCCGTCCGGACCGAAGGAAGGGCACCTTCCTGA